The following are encoded together in the Salinibacterium sp. UTAS2018 genome:
- a CDS encoding bifunctional 3'-5' exonuclease/DNA polymerase, which produces MYLVLATSGRTLTATRVDAAGAVLGELAVDNLVAFVAQTQAEEPTIRWVWHDTAAWYPELLEARVRVNRCFDLRLCHTILRNSVFTRESALAQARASGWDALAQAGHAAPLDPLRPQHSTLFDFDDDADAVADGDLDVLTEFLRQLEAVATSPEAGRLQRLLSAESAGALIAAEMRFAGLPWSAQAHDEILTEMLGPRPSVEGERPAKLQTLVDEIRLQLDSPRLAPESPAELLRALSVAGIQATTTRSWELKQLKHPVIAPLLEFKKLQRLMTANGWSWLDAWVVDGRFRPDYVPGGVVTGRWATSGGGALQLPHLIRGAVRADPGWKFVVADASQLEPRILAAMAGDRGMVAAGASGDLYEGIVASGAVDTRAHAKLAMLGAMYGATSGESGRLMPRLARAYPQAIALVEQAARAGERGEVVSTQLGRSSPPGTHAATYDDSQSPAQRAVSQERGRSWGRFTRNFIVQGTAAEWALCWMASIRNRLGQLSEGAWLTDAPHLVFFLHDEVVVHVPAELADRVAEHVTAAAADAGRLVFGDIPVTFPLTTAIVDRYDHAK; this is translated from the coding sequence GTGTACCTCGTGCTCGCGACTAGCGGCCGCACCCTCACCGCCACACGAGTGGATGCTGCGGGCGCGGTTCTCGGCGAACTCGCTGTCGATAATCTGGTTGCCTTTGTCGCGCAGACGCAGGCTGAGGAGCCCACGATTCGTTGGGTCTGGCACGACACCGCAGCGTGGTATCCGGAGTTGCTCGAGGCGCGCGTGCGGGTCAACCGCTGCTTCGATCTGCGCTTGTGCCACACGATTCTGCGCAATTCGGTCTTCACCCGAGAGTCGGCGTTAGCTCAGGCGCGCGCGAGCGGCTGGGACGCCCTCGCTCAGGCGGGTCACGCGGCACCGCTAGACCCTCTCAGGCCGCAGCACTCAACGCTGTTTGATTTCGACGACGATGCTGACGCCGTGGCCGACGGCGACCTCGACGTGCTAACTGAATTTCTTCGCCAGCTGGAGGCGGTGGCAACGTCGCCGGAGGCTGGGCGGTTGCAGCGACTGCTCTCCGCCGAGTCCGCTGGCGCGCTTATCGCTGCCGAGATGCGCTTCGCCGGCTTGCCCTGGAGCGCGCAGGCCCATGACGAGATCCTCACCGAGATGCTGGGGCCACGCCCGAGCGTCGAGGGCGAAAGGCCGGCAAAGCTGCAAACACTCGTCGATGAGATCCGGCTGCAGCTCGACTCTCCGCGATTGGCGCCCGAGTCGCCCGCCGAACTCTTGCGGGCGTTGAGCGTCGCAGGCATTCAAGCGACCACAACTCGGTCGTGGGAACTCAAGCAGCTCAAGCATCCGGTTATCGCCCCATTGCTCGAATTCAAAAAGCTTCAACGCCTCATGACGGCGAATGGATGGTCGTGGCTCGATGCTTGGGTTGTCGACGGTCGTTTTCGTCCCGATTACGTCCCCGGCGGGGTGGTAACCGGGCGCTGGGCAACGAGCGGCGGTGGCGCGCTGCAGCTTCCGCACCTGATTCGCGGTGCGGTCCGGGCTGATCCGGGCTGGAAGTTTGTTGTCGCGGATGCCTCGCAACTAGAGCCGCGCATCCTCGCAGCGATGGCTGGTGACCGCGGAATGGTCGCGGCCGGAGCATCCGGGGATCTCTACGAAGGCATCGTGGCGAGCGGCGCCGTCGACACGCGCGCTCACGCGAAGCTCGCCATGCTCGGCGCAATGTATGGTGCAACGTCGGGGGAGAGCGGCCGACTGATGCCCCGGCTCGCCCGGGCCTACCCGCAAGCGATTGCGCTCGTGGAACAGGCGGCGCGAGCCGGTGAACGCGGGGAAGTGGTGAGCACCCAACTCGGGCGCAGTTCGCCCCCGGGTACCCACGCCGCGACCTATGACGATTCGCAATCTCCCGCGCAGCGCGCGGTGTCGCAAGAACGCGGGCGCTCGTGGGGCCGCTTCACGCGCAACTTCATTGTTCAAGGCACGGCGGCCGAATGGGCCCTGTGCTGGATGGCGAGCATCCGCAATCGACTAGGCCAACTCTCGGAGGGCGCCTGGCTCACCGACGCGCCCCACCTCGTGTTCTTCTTGCATGACGAGGTCGTGGTGCACGTGCCGGCAGAGCTCGCCGACCGCGTTGCAGAACATGTGACGGCGGCAGCAGCGGATGCCGGGCGGCTCGTGTTCGGCGACATCCCAGTCACGTTCCCGCTCACCACTGCGATCGTCGACCGCTACGATCACGCTAAATAG
- a CDS encoding ABC transporter substrate-binding protein codes for MRTKFRYVAAAFGLTASLALAGCAAAAPEVSDSIVIDTAFTLETSDPGRNYVPTGYMVSKALYETLLDFAGSDESTPVDGLATYESNDDATVFTFTLKDGRVFSDGSAITADDVVFSLNRVAGMTESKANFLMNGITVTKVDDMTVELSTETPSLKLPALMTNPSLAILNSALVIENGGTTDDSDAAEAFLNETSAGSGPYILDTVNFESQVVLTENENYNGDEDIDFTRVVIRNVSEAATQKINLEGNDSQVAVDLSGDQVASLSDGINVFSTPSAQTIFLLINQSEEVGGMTANPDFANAVRYALDYPALLELAGAGSEQATGVIPPSFLGALENGVEQDLDVAAASLEASGYDGESITLEYPNDYPVGGVSFTPLAERIQSQLADAGITIELAPAPFTTQIDSYVNGTEAFSIWFWGPDYADSANFLPFSAGQKVGLRAGWTAEQDADVVNLAAAAENATNFDERETAFSNFAEALQQRGPFVPLIVPGSNIATASYIDGVAYNSTWTMDIAELQAK; via the coding sequence TTGCGCACTAAGTTCCGCTACGTAGCGGCCGCGTTCGGATTGACTGCATCACTGGCTCTCGCCGGTTGCGCTGCAGCAGCACCCGAAGTAAGCGACAGCATCGTCATCGACACCGCTTTTACGCTGGAGACGAGTGACCCGGGTCGTAACTACGTTCCCACCGGGTACATGGTGTCGAAGGCGCTCTACGAAACTCTCCTCGACTTCGCCGGTTCCGATGAGTCAACCCCGGTCGACGGTCTCGCGACCTACGAGTCGAACGACGATGCAACGGTATTCACCTTCACGCTCAAAGACGGTCGCGTCTTCTCCGACGGTTCAGCAATCACCGCTGACGACGTTGTCTTCTCGCTCAACCGCGTCGCCGGAATGACCGAGAGCAAAGCCAACTTCTTGATGAACGGCATTACCGTCACCAAGGTCGACGACATGACCGTTGAGCTCAGCACGGAAACCCCGTCGCTCAAGCTCCCCGCCCTCATGACGAACCCGTCGCTCGCCATCCTGAACTCCGCTCTCGTCATCGAAAATGGCGGAACAACGGATGACTCGGATGCTGCTGAAGCATTCTTGAACGAGACGTCGGCTGGTTCCGGTCCGTACATCCTCGACACAGTGAACTTCGAGTCGCAGGTTGTTCTCACCGAGAACGAAAACTACAACGGTGACGAAGACATCGACTTCACTCGTGTTGTCATCCGCAACGTCTCTGAGGCTGCAACGCAGAAGATCAACCTTGAGGGCAACGACTCCCAGGTAGCCGTTGACCTCAGCGGTGACCAGGTCGCTAGCTTGAGCGATGGCATCAACGTGTTCTCGACTCCGTCGGCACAGACCATCTTCCTGCTCATCAACCAGAGCGAAGAAGTGGGTGGCATGACCGCCAACCCCGACTTCGCTAACGCCGTTCGTTACGCTCTCGACTACCCGGCGCTCCTCGAGCTTGCTGGTGCAGGTTCCGAGCAGGCCACCGGCGTTATCCCGCCGTCGTTCCTCGGCGCGTTGGAGAACGGTGTTGAGCAGGACCTCGACGTTGCGGCTGCCTCGCTTGAAGCATCCGGTTACGACGGGGAGAGCATCACGCTCGAATACCCGAACGACTACCCGGTTGGTGGCGTGAGCTTCACCCCGCTAGCCGAGCGTATCCAGTCGCAGCTTGCGGATGCCGGAATCACCATCGAGCTCGCTCCGGCCCCGTTCACCACGCAGATTGACAGCTACGTCAACGGAACCGAAGCCTTCAGCATCTGGTTCTGGGGCCCCGACTACGCCGACTCCGCCAACTTCTTGCCGTTCTCGGCTGGACAGAAGGTTGGACTGCGCGCCGGTTGGACCGCCGAGCAGGACGCCGATGTAGTGAACCTCGCCGCAGCGGCAGAGAACGCCACGAACTTCGACGAGCGTGAGACTGCCTTCAGCAACTTCGCTGAAGCCCTGCAGCAGCGTGGCCCGTTCGTTCCGTTGATCGTTCCCGGCTCGAACATTGCGACCGCCTCGTACATTGATGGAGTTGCCTACAACTCCACCTGGACGATGGACATCGCTGAACTGCAAGCTAAGTAA
- a CDS encoding ABC transporter permease, whose amino-acid sequence MGNTPRATRRYSARSPLVGYLLRRLGTSVLLLFGVTIVTFALANLVPGDPIAAALGEGAASNPATVEAYIQERGLDQPLPVQYVNYIGGLFQGDMGVSLRTAQPVASDLSKAVPATVEIALLAIVVSLGVGVALGSLAAYRRGKLSDQLVRVFSLIGLSIPTFWMALVSFNFFFLQLRIAPGSGRLSPALAPPPTVTGFYTADALLAGQWVTFTDALAHLMLPVFVLSLFTIGLLTRFVRTSVLEVLDADYVRAGRAKGLSGPRLLFGYVLRGASLPILTIVGLAFGTLLSGTVLVEAVFAWPGLGSYAYNSATSLDLPGVMGVGLVVGVVYLTINFAVDLLYGVLDPRVRLA is encoded by the coding sequence GTGGGAAACACACCCCGCGCGACTCGCAGGTACTCGGCCAGATCACCTCTGGTCGGGTACCTGCTTCGTCGCCTCGGAACCTCAGTCCTGCTCCTCTTCGGAGTCACTATCGTCACGTTCGCTCTCGCGAACCTTGTGCCGGGTGACCCCATTGCGGCAGCGCTCGGTGAAGGGGCGGCGAGCAACCCCGCCACCGTCGAGGCCTACATCCAGGAGCGAGGGCTCGATCAGCCGCTTCCCGTGCAGTACGTCAACTACATCGGCGGACTGTTCCAGGGAGACATGGGCGTCTCGCTGCGCACAGCGCAGCCCGTGGCATCCGACCTCTCAAAGGCCGTGCCGGCCACGGTAGAAATTGCCCTGTTGGCTATCGTCGTCAGCCTGGGCGTCGGCGTGGCTCTCGGCTCCCTCGCGGCCTATCGCCGCGGCAAGCTCAGCGACCAGCTGGTGCGCGTGTTCTCGCTCATCGGCCTCAGCATCCCGACCTTCTGGATGGCACTGGTCAGCTTCAACTTCTTCTTCCTACAATTGCGTATTGCGCCCGGTTCCGGTCGGCTCTCGCCCGCGCTGGCACCGCCACCCACCGTGACGGGTTTCTACACGGCAGACGCCCTGCTGGCGGGCCAGTGGGTTACGTTCACGGATGCTCTGGCGCACCTCATGCTGCCCGTGTTCGTTCTTTCGCTCTTCACGATCGGTCTGCTCACGCGATTCGTTCGCACCTCGGTGCTCGAGGTGCTGGATGCCGACTACGTTCGTGCCGGCCGCGCCAAGGGGCTCAGCGGCCCGCGGCTGCTGTTCGGCTACGTTCTGCGCGGAGCATCGCTGCCCATCCTCACGATCGTGGGGCTCGCGTTCGGAACCCTGCTCTCGGGCACGGTGCTCGTCGAGGCCGTCTTCGCGTGGCCGGGGCTCGGCAGCTACGCCTACAACTCGGCAACCAGCCTCGATCTACCCGGCGTCATGGGCGTCGGTCTCGTCGTGGGCGTTGTCTATCTGACTATTAACTTCGCCGTCGACCTTCTTTACGGTGTACTCGACCCGAGGGTGAGGCTCGCATGA
- the aceB gene encoding malate synthase A, whose product MTTHRMEPLADSHDRSSEILTPEALHFLTRLHDQFAGRRHDRLAARMESRKHITNGRNLRFLPETAAIREDDSWRVAGAGPGLHDRRVEITGPTDRKMTINAMNSGAKVWLADQEDATSPTWHNVIGGQVNLRDAIRRQIDFTTEEGKTYALGEETPTIVMRPRGWHLVEKHLRYTDRAGQRTPASGSLVDFGLYIFHNAHELIERGSGPYFYIAKIENHLEARLWDDVFTFAENALNIPHGTIRATVLIETIPAAFEMDEILYELREHCAGLNAGRWDYIFSIIKNFRGRGASFVLPDRAAITMTVPFMRAYTELLVATCHKRGAHAIGGMSAFIPNRRDPEVTARALDAVTRDKRREATDGFDGTWVAHPDLIPTARAEFDAVLGDRPNQVDRLRDDVHVTAEHLLDLRIDGAVTDAGVRSNVSIALRYIESWLRGVGAAAIDNLMEDAATAEISRSQLWQWMHQHVVTAEGTPITHRSIEEELAHVFSTIERTPGDRFDEAAAVFREVTLEEEFPTFLTLSAYSSYLVEQPRENAA is encoded by the coding sequence ATGACCACGCACAGAATGGAACCGCTCGCTGATTCGCATGACCGATCAAGCGAGATTCTCACCCCTGAAGCACTCCACTTTCTGACTCGACTCCACGACCAGTTCGCGGGTCGTCGTCACGACCGCCTCGCGGCTCGGATGGAGTCGCGCAAGCACATCACCAACGGCCGTAACCTGCGATTCTTGCCGGAAACAGCCGCGATTCGCGAAGACGATAGCTGGCGCGTTGCGGGTGCCGGCCCCGGCCTCCATGACCGCCGCGTCGAGATCACTGGCCCCACCGATCGCAAGATGACGATCAACGCCATGAACTCGGGTGCCAAGGTGTGGCTCGCTGACCAAGAGGACGCGACGAGCCCGACGTGGCACAACGTGATTGGTGGTCAGGTGAACCTGCGCGACGCGATCCGCCGCCAGATCGATTTCACCACCGAGGAGGGGAAGACCTACGCTCTCGGCGAGGAGACACCCACGATCGTGATGCGACCGCGCGGGTGGCACCTGGTAGAGAAGCACCTGCGGTACACCGACCGGGCGGGGCAGCGCACTCCGGCATCCGGCTCGCTCGTTGACTTCGGGCTGTACATATTCCATAACGCGCACGAACTGATTGAGCGCGGCAGCGGCCCGTACTTTTACATTGCCAAGATCGAGAACCATCTCGAAGCGCGGTTGTGGGATGACGTGTTCACGTTCGCCGAGAACGCTCTGAACATTCCCCACGGAACGATTCGTGCGACCGTGCTGATCGAGACGATTCCGGCCGCTTTCGAGATGGACGAGATTCTGTATGAGCTGCGCGAACACTGCGCGGGCCTCAACGCGGGCCGCTGGGATTACATCTTCTCGATCATCAAGAACTTCCGTGGCCGCGGCGCCAGCTTCGTGCTTCCTGACCGCGCCGCAATCACGATGACGGTGCCGTTCATGCGGGCCTACACCGAGCTGCTCGTTGCAACCTGCCACAAGCGGGGTGCACATGCCATCGGCGGCATGAGCGCGTTCATCCCGAACCGTCGCGACCCCGAAGTGACCGCTCGTGCCCTCGATGCGGTGACGCGCGACAAGCGTCGCGAAGCCACCGACGGCTTCGACGGCACGTGGGTCGCGCATCCGGATCTCATCCCGACCGCTCGGGCCGAATTCGACGCGGTACTGGGGGATCGCCCTAACCAGGTTGACCGCCTTCGCGACGATGTTCACGTGACGGCGGAGCACCTGCTCGACCTGCGCATTGACGGTGCGGTAACGGATGCCGGAGTGCGTTCCAACGTCTCCATTGCGCTGCGCTACATCGAGAGCTGGTTGCGCGGAGTTGGCGCGGCGGCGATCGACAACCTCATGGAGGACGCCGCGACCGCAGAGATTAGCCGCAGCCAACTGTGGCAGTGGATGCACCAGCATGTTGTCACGGCGGAAGGTACGCCCATCACGCACCGCAGCATCGAGGAGGAGCTCGCCCACGTGTTCTCCACGATTGAGCGCACGCCCGGCGATCGCTTCGATGAGGCCGCTGCGGTCTTCCGCGAAGTGACGCTGGAGGAAGAGTTCCCCACCTTCCTCACCCTCAGCGCGTACAGCAGCTACCTCGTCGAACAGCCCCGCGAGAACGCTGCCTGA
- a CDS encoding Lrp/AsnC family transcriptional regulator: MSALAEKVNVSRANVYTRVEQLMSDGVITGFSAQIDPAKAGLGICALVFLSVHPQTWTSFRDRITNMTEIESCRITTGEHDAMLLIRGHEVGAIHDFIVGVLSVLPEVKSLETVLVLDEVFQRPYLLPSDLPERPQEPAQLGLTRFTRADPGRAGLNS, from the coding sequence ATGTCAGCTCTTGCCGAGAAGGTAAATGTCTCGCGAGCGAACGTGTATACGCGGGTAGAACAGCTGATGTCTGACGGCGTGATCACAGGCTTCAGCGCTCAGATCGACCCCGCCAAAGCCGGGCTCGGTATCTGCGCGCTCGTATTTCTCTCCGTGCATCCGCAAACGTGGACGAGCTTTCGCGACCGCATCACGAACATGACCGAGATCGAATCCTGCCGCATCACCACCGGTGAACATGACGCGATGCTGTTGATCCGCGGTCACGAGGTGGGCGCCATTCACGACTTCATTGTCGGAGTGCTCTCGGTGCTGCCCGAAGTGAAATCGCTCGAGACCGTTCTCGTGCTCGACGAAGTCTTTCAACGCCCCTACCTGCTGCCCTCAGATTTGCCCGAGCGCCCGCAAGAACCAGCGCAACTGGGCCTGACCCGGTTCACCCGGGCAGACCCCGGACGGGCAGGGCTGAACAGCTAG
- a CDS encoding ABC transporter ATP-binding protein, giving the protein MTDATTPQPADAAPAASAPVLTVDGLTIGIGSRNNVKSIVKGISIALTPGRIQGLAGESGSGKTVTSLAMLGLLPSNAIVGGSIRLAHPDRGETELVGMSHRQLNEIRGRRIAMIFQDPSSSLHPQLTVGVQLTDHVTRHLKFSTKQAREHAIALLDRVRVPNPAEALGRYPHQFSGGQRQRIAIAIALACDPVVLLADEPTTALDVTVQAGILHLLRDLADERQLAVLLVTHDLGVMSSIADDIAVMRHGEIVESNDRQSIFTAPQHPYTRELLASLPGAAGFQEESE; this is encoded by the coding sequence ATGACCGACGCAACGACACCACAGCCTGCGGATGCCGCACCCGCTGCATCCGCGCCGGTGCTGACCGTTGACGGTCTCACGATCGGCATCGGCTCGCGCAATAACGTCAAATCCATCGTCAAGGGCATCAGTATCGCGCTCACCCCCGGACGCATCCAGGGTCTCGCGGGGGAGTCCGGCTCGGGTAAGACGGTCACCTCGCTCGCGATGCTGGGCTTGCTGCCCAGTAACGCCATCGTGGGAGGCTCGATCCGTCTGGCTCATCCTGATCGCGGGGAAACCGAGCTCGTCGGCATGTCGCATCGACAGCTGAACGAGATCCGCGGCCGTCGAATCGCGATGATCTTCCAAGACCCGTCGTCGAGCCTGCACCCGCAGCTCACTGTGGGAGTTCAGCTCACCGATCACGTCACCCGTCACCTCAAGTTCTCCACGAAGCAGGCGCGCGAGCACGCTATCGCGCTGCTCGACCGTGTGCGGGTTCCCAACCCTGCCGAGGCGCTTGGGCGATACCCTCACCAGTTTTCGGGTGGTCAGCGTCAGCGGATTGCTATCGCCATTGCTCTTGCGTGCGACCCCGTGGTGCTGTTGGCAGATGAGCCGACGACCGCTCTTGACGTCACCGTTCAGGCCGGCATCCTGCACTTGCTGCGCGATCTGGCGGATGAACGTCAACTTGCCGTTCTTCTTGTGACTCATGATCTCGGAGTGATGAGTTCGATCGCCGACGACATTGCGGTGATGCGCCACGGCGAGATCGTCGAGTCGAACGATCGGCAGAGTATCTTCACCGCGCCACAGCACCCGTACACGCGTGAGTTGCTCGCGTCGCTACCGGGTGCCGCGGGTTTCCAGGAGGAAAGCGAATGA
- a CDS encoding PadR family transcriptional regulator has translation MHSLAKVDYYILGIDLLGRSGMSVRHSLLSILVQGPCYGYQLRTEFDQRTGSTWPLNVGQIYNTLDRLVRDDLVVKTGAPTALAADSSQQTYYTITDAGRHEAQQWLATPIDSYATSRDELAVKLAIAVTLPGVDAHAVIAHQRRATRGAIDELSLTAEVRDEARNARQFAEQLVTDSLRAHAEAELLWLDHLDAALTTAQSHGFADPFPLNPSQPKRGRPSGNTETSVDK, from the coding sequence ATGCACTCCCTCGCTAAGGTCGATTACTACATACTCGGTATTGATTTACTCGGAAGGTCTGGCATGTCGGTCCGCCACAGTTTGCTCTCAATCTTGGTTCAGGGGCCGTGCTATGGCTATCAGCTGCGCACAGAATTTGACCAGCGCACCGGCTCAACGTGGCCGCTCAACGTCGGTCAGATTTACAACACGCTCGATCGCCTTGTGCGCGATGATCTTGTGGTGAAAACCGGCGCACCGACCGCGCTGGCTGCTGACTCTTCACAGCAGACCTACTACACAATTACGGATGCCGGCAGGCATGAAGCACAACAGTGGCTTGCGACCCCCATCGACAGCTATGCGACCAGTCGCGATGAGTTAGCGGTCAAGCTCGCGATCGCGGTCACGCTTCCCGGAGTCGACGCTCACGCCGTGATCGCGCATCAGCGCCGAGCGACTCGTGGCGCAATCGACGAACTCTCGCTCACAGCGGAGGTGCGCGACGAAGCCCGGAACGCGCGCCAGTTCGCGGAACAACTCGTCACCGACTCGCTGCGCGCGCACGCCGAAGCGGAGCTGCTCTGGCTCGATCACTTAGACGCGGCGCTCACCACCGCTCAATCACACGGCTTCGCCGACCCTTTTCCCTTGAATCCCAGCCAACCGAAACGCGGGCGGCCCTCCGGGAACACCGAAACGTCCGTGGATAAATAA
- a CDS encoding ABC transporter permease: MRKRWLKIPAAWITPLGVIGAVIAVAWVGIAFTARLWVPFDPLAQDLPRLQAPGIDTLMGTDALGRDIFSRLMTGAGVTIPLALMLVVMSLLVGTLIGAIAGYFGKWVDELLMRLTDLVMAFPTVILAMVVAAALGPSLFNAVIAAFVVSWPQYARMTRSIVLGLRTQNYVMAGRIMGFSPFKTLRVDIAPNVVGPILVLASLDVGTAILLLSGLSFLGLGAQPPTPEWGSMISAAIQNFDSWWIGLFPGLAILTVVMAFNFVGDSLRDIFDPTSQVSRAGARS; this comes from the coding sequence ATGAGAAAGCGTTGGCTAAAAATTCCTGCCGCGTGGATAACCCCGCTCGGTGTCATTGGTGCTGTTATCGCTGTCGCGTGGGTGGGCATTGCCTTTACCGCTCGACTGTGGGTTCCCTTTGACCCCCTGGCCCAAGACTTGCCTCGATTGCAGGCTCCCGGCATCGACACGCTCATGGGTACGGATGCTCTCGGCCGCGACATTTTCTCGCGGCTCATGACCGGCGCCGGAGTCACTATTCCGCTGGCGCTCATGCTTGTGGTGATGTCGCTGCTCGTCGGAACACTGATCGGTGCTATTGCCGGCTACTTCGGCAAGTGGGTTGACGAACTGTTGATGCGCTTGACCGACCTCGTGATGGCGTTCCCGACGGTCATCCTCGCCATGGTTGTCGCTGCGGCGCTCGGACCCTCGCTTTTCAACGCGGTGATCGCTGCCTTCGTGGTGTCGTGGCCGCAGTACGCTCGTATGACCCGCAGTATCGTGCTCGGGCTTCGCACTCAGAACTATGTGATGGCGGGGCGCATTATGGGCTTCTCGCCCTTCAAGACCCTCCGCGTTGACATCGCTCCGAACGTCGTCGGCCCCATCCTCGTGTTGGCAAGCCTCGATGTGGGAACCGCTATCCTGCTCCTCTCGGGCCTCTCCTTCTTGGGGCTCGGAGCCCAACCGCCGACGCCCGAGTGGGGTTCGATGATTTCCGCCGCTATTCAAAACTTCGACAGCTGGTGGATCGGGTTGTTCCCCGGTCTCGCCATCCTCACCGTGGTGATGGCCTTCAACTTCGTGGGTGACTCGCTGCGCGACATCTTCGATCCGACGTCACAGGTATCGCGAGCGGGGGCACGGTCATGA